The Achromobacter spanius genome includes the window CTGAACCTGTGCGCGGGTCGGGCCTTGGTCGGCTTCGGCGGCTTGCGCGCCGGCAGCCAGAACGGACATGGACAGCATCAATGCGGTAGCAAGGGTTTTCATAGCAGACCTCCGGTGTCTTGTGAGCTTGGGATTCGAACCGCTGGCGTCATTGCCTGGGGTTCGCTTGCTGTGTCCCGATGAGATGCATTCTGTGCTCAAAGAACCCTGGGATAAACCCTTATTACCTGAAAACATCTTTCCAAATTCTGTACTAATCTATTTGGATTCCACCAGTTGGCACCATGGATGGTGATATTTCCGTCTGATGACACGATAGATAGTGGTTGAGGGGGAGTTCGAAAGGCCGCTCGCACATCGCGGTCAGGACTAAAAAAGCAAAGCCCCGGGGCATGCCCGGGGCTAAGGGAAAGCAGACAGCGCAAACAGAGAGCAAACGCCCTAGCGATTCAACTCCACCAGCGCGGCGTTGTATTCGGATTGGGCTTCTTCCAGCTTGCGCTGCGCCTTGTCGATTTTGTCTTGCTTGCCCTTGGCGCGCGCTTCCTTCAGCTCTTGCTCGCGTTCGGACACCTTGGTTTGTTTCTCACGCACGTCGGCTTCGCGCTGCGACTGCAGGCGGCCGTCGGTGCAATTGGCACGGGCTTCGGCCAGCGCCTTCTTCAAGCCGGCTTCGCGGCGCGTGTTGTTCTGTGCCTGGGCAGCGGCGATGTCGTTTTCGATTTCGCAGAACTTCGCGGCGCAACCGCGCTGCGCCGAGCAGTCGGTGGCGGCCTGCGCGGGCATTGCGCCGAACAGGGCGCCGAACATGGCGGATGCGGCGGCGGCAGTCGCCAGGGATTTCACGAAAGAGGGCATGCGGTGTCTCCGTAGGTCGTTTCGACAAGCGCCATGATGGCGCGATCCGGCCCAGGCGGCAATGCGCGCGCGGCAAATCGTGGCCGGCTCATGTGCCCGGCTCATGCCCAGGATCTGCGCCGGATCCGGGCCGGATCTACGTCGGGTCTGCGCGTATGCCCCGTCTTCCCTAGCGGATCAGCGTGCCCGCCAACGCGGCCGCAACCAGCAGCGCGCCCAGCCACAGGTTGGCGCGGAACAGCATGAAGTTGCGATCGGGCCGCTGAATATCGAACACCTTCAACTGCCACGCCAGATGTACCGCCACGGCGGCCATCCCCACCTGATACGCCCACGACAGCCCCATGGCGTGGCCGCCCCAGGCCCACAGCACGACGGTGGCGACATAGAACCCGCCGATCCACAGCTTGCCCTGGTCGCCGAAGCGCATGGCGGTGGAGTGCAGGCCCAGGCTGCGGTCGTCGCGCACGTCGACATAGGCGTAGATGCTGTCGTAGCCCACCTGCCACAGCACCGCGCCCAGCCACATCGCGATGGCCGCCAGCGGCACCACGTTCTGCGTGTCGGACCAGGCCATCAGCATGCCCCAGTTAAAGCAGATGCCCAGCACCACTTGCGGCCAGTACGTCACGCGCTTGCACAGCGGGTAGATGAAGACGAAGGGCAGCACCGCCAAGGCCAGCCAGCGGCTCATCTCGTTCAGGAAAAACAGCAGTGACCCGCAGACCAGCAACTGGCCGACCAGGAACCACACGGCGTTCTTCATCGATAACTGGCCGCTGGTCAGCGGGCGGAAGCGCGTGCGTTCAACGTGCTTGTCGAAGTTGCGGTCGCACATGTCGTTGACGGTGCAGCCGATGCCGCGCATCAGCAGCGCGCCCAGCGAAAAGACGATCAGCCGTTGCAGGTCGGGCAGCCCGCCCGCGGACTGCACCAGCGCGGCAATGGCCGGCAACAACGTCAGCCACGTGCCGATGGGCCGGTCCAGGCGGCAAAGGCGGGCGTAGGGACGCCACGACTTCGGGAGCCAGCGTTCGACCCAGTCGGTGAAGACGATGTCGCTGAGATCGACGGGAGATTGTTGCGAGGCGCTCACTGTCACGGTCAGAAAATGGTCGGGAAAGCCGACAGCATAAAACAACGGCCGGGCATCGCGCCCGGCCGTGGAGGATCAATCGCCGTTCAGGATGCGGTTTTCAGGCCGCATTGCCCGGAAGGCTGCGGCTTGCTTATGCTGTGTATTCCTTGAGCAGCTTGCCCAGGATGGCGATGCCCGTGCGGATCTTGTCTTCCGGCACGGTGGCGAAGCTCAGGCGCAGCGTGTTCGGCTTGCCCGCGCCGCTGTAGAACGGCGCGCCCGGCACGAAGGCCACGTTTTGCGCGATGGCTTTTTCCAGCAGCTTGGTGCTGTCCATGTGTTCGGGCAGCGTCAGCCAGATGAACATGCCGCCTTCCGGCTTGGTCCAGGTGACGGTGGACGGGAATTCCTGCTTGATCGCGTCCAGCATGCAGCTGCCTTGAGCGCGGTAGATTTCGCGCACGTTCGGCAGATGCTCTTCCAGGAAGCCGTCCTTGACGATTTCGTACACGGCCATCTGCGTCAGCGTGGGCGTGTGCAGGTCGGTGGCTTGCTTGGCCTGCACCAGCTTGTTGATCAGCGAGCGCGCGCCGGCGATGTAGCCCAGGCGCAGGCCCGGGGCCAGCACCTTCGAGAACGTACCCAGGCGCACCACGTTGGCGCCGTATTCGGCGGCCAGCGCGATCAGGCCCGGCTGCGGCTCGCCTGCGTAGCGCAGTTCGCCGTAGGGGTCGTCTTCAACGATAGTCAGGTTCAGTTCGGCGGCGCGCTTGACCAGCGCGATGCGGCGTTCCAGGTTCAGCGTGCGGCCCGTGGGGTTCTGAAAGTTGGGCAGCGCGTACAGGAAGCGCGCGCCGTCAGCCAGTTCCGGCGTGATGGCTTCGGGGATGAGGCCGCCGTCATCGGTGGGCACCGGCACGAACTTCGGCTGGTACAGGCTGAACGATTGCAGGGCGCCCAGGTAGCTGGGGTCTTCGACCAGCACCTTGCTGTCCTTGTCGATCAGCACTTTGCCCAGCAGGTCCAGCGCCTGCTGCGAACCCGAGACGATCAGGATCTGGTCGGCGGCGACGTTGGCGCCCGCGCGGTTCAGGTCGTCGGCAACCCATTGGCGCAGCGGCGCATAACCTTCGGTGGGGCCGTATTGCAGGGCCGCGCGGCCGTTGGTGGCCAATACCTTGTCGAACGCAGCACGTACCACTTCTACCGGGAAGCCGCCGGGCGCCGGCAGGCCGCCAGCGAACGAAATGACTTCGGGGCGCTCGGTGACCTTGAGGATCTCGCGGATGGCGGAGCTGGTAAGTTGCTGAGCGCGTTCCGAAAAGGAAAACGCAGGTTCGAGAGGCTTGTCCATGGATTGCTTCTTGAAGAAGAAGGGTAAAGGGAGAGGCTTGTAACGGGACTGCGACAAAAAAGTATTGTCCCACACGCTAGCAGCCCGGCCCCTTTAACGCGCGGAACCCCTAAAATCACCTGCATCGAAAACCGCCTGTACAGTTACATTTATCGCCATGTTTGAAGCCGCCCCGATCGTCGCCGAATCCAAGTCCGCCCTGTATGCCGAACTGGTGGCGCAGGCCCGCGCGCTGCTGGAAGGCGAGCCCGACCGCATCGCCAACGCCGCCAACCTGAGCGCGCTGGCCTATCAAGCCTTGCCCGATTTGAACTGGGCGGGCTTTTATTTTTTCGATGGCACCGAGCTGGTTCTTGGACCCTTCCAGGGCAAGCCGGCCTGCGTGCGCATCCCCTTGAATCGCGGTGTGTGCGGCGCGGCCGCGAGCCAACGGCAGACGCAGTTGGTGCCCGACGTGCATGCCTTCCCGGGCCACATCGCTTGCGACGCCGCGTCGCGTTCGGAAATCGTGGTGCCGTTGGTGCATCAGGGTGAATTGATCGGTGTCTGGGATGTGGACAGCCCGGTGCCTGACCGCTTCGACGAAGACGACCGCCAAGGCATGCAGGCGCTGTGCGCCGTGTTCCTGGCCAGCCTGGGGTAAGCGTAGCTATGCGCGGGCTTAGCGCCGTCGAGCCGTCCGAGACGCGCGCAAGGCCGCACGCCACCGCGCGCCGTTGACACGTTGACGGCCGCCCGGTAAATTTCCGCATCCGTCGCTTACGCGCGTTTTTTTCATTCATGAATCTTCAGGCCATCGAATCCGCTTCCTGCATCCGCGCCCTGGGCGTGGTGCTGGCTGCCGTCGGCCTGAAATCCAAAAAACAGCCGCTCATCTGACCGGAGCATGCTGTTCCGTCAGATGGGCGACGGAACAGCGGCCTCCTGGCGGCGCCTCAGCGCCTCCGCGCGCATCCTCTGATATCCCGAGCACTTCTGTACGGTCCAACCGCGGTCCGCTTACATCGAAGGAGTGTTCTCATGTCTATTCAACAATCTGTGTTCCAAGGCGTCTGGGTGCCGTTGGTGACGCCGTTTTCCGGCGGGGCCGTCGACGGCGGAGCATTGCGCCGCCTGGTGCGCCACTATGCCGCCGCGGGTGTGGACGGGCTGGTCGTGTGCGGCAGCACGGGCGAGGCCGCGTCACTGGACGACGCCGAGCAACTGGCGGTGTTGGACGCCGTGTTGACCGAAGCCGGCCGGCTGCCCGTCATCATGGGCCTGGCGGGCAACCACCAGGGGCATGTGCTGCATCGCCTGTCGGCCTTTGGTACGCGACCGCTGGCGGGCATCTTGGCGCCCGCGCCGTACTACGTGCGCGCTGGCCAGGAAGGGGCCGCCGCCTATTTCCGCCGCCTGGCCGATGCCTCGCGCTTTCCCCTGGTGCTCTACGACATTCCCTACCGCACGGGCACCACGCTTGAGACATCGACCTTGCTGTCGCTGGCCGCGCATCCGAACATTGCCGCCATCAAGGATTGCGGCGGGTCCTTGGACAAGACGCTGGCCCTGATTGCCGACGGCCAGATGAATTTGCTGGCGGGCGAAGATCTGCAAACCTTGTCCGTGCTGTGCCTGGGCGGGGCCGGCATGATTGCCGCCGCCGCGCATATACGGCCTGACCTGTTCGTGGCCATGTACCAGGCGGTGCGCGCGCAGCAACTGGACGTGGCGCGTCGGCTGTTCCAAGCCTTGGCGCCAGTGATCCGTCTGGCTTTCGAAGAACCCAACCCCGGCCCGCTGAAGGCGCAGCTTGGGCGCCAGGGCCTCTTGACCGAAGAACTGCGGCAGCCGATGCCGGCGGCCAGCGCGGCGTTGGCACTGCGCCTGGACGCGGCCGTTGCGGGCCTGAACCGCCAGTTTCCTTGCCAGTAGACGGAAGTTAGGCCGCAATCGCGCTGTTCCATTCAGCTTTGTGGTGCCCGGATTCATTTTGTAATAAATGCCTTACCGGGATGCTGACGGATTGCTTATGATGCGGCCATTCTTCGGGGTGAAACAAAACGTTCATGGCTCAAGCATTTGAAGCCTTGTCCGCCTGGCAGGTGATGCTGGCGGGGCTGCTGTTCTTCGGCGGCATCTATCTGGTCTTCGGCGCGGCCACCTGGCTGCTGACCCAGCACGTGTTGCCGGCACTCGGCATAGGCCGGCCGCTGGATCCGCGCCCCTTGGGCCCCGGCCAGCTACGCCGTGAATTTGCGCAGTCCGGGCTGTCCATCCTGCTGTTCGGCACGGGCATGATCTTTCCCTGGGGCTTGCTGCAACTGGGTTGGGCGCATCTGGACCCGAACCCAAGCTGGCAAAAAGTGGTGGTGGAAATCCTGCTGCTGGTGGCCTGGAACGATGTCCATTTCTGGATCAACCACCGCTTGCTGCACACCAAGCTGCTGCGCCGTTTCCACTTGCCGCATCATCGGTCCGTGGTGACCACGCCGTTCTCGACCTACAGCTTTCATCCCATCGAAGCGCTGATGCTGGGCAACGTCATCATGCTGCCCATGGTGCTGCATGATTTCAGCTTCTGGGCGTTGGCGTCGGTGCCGCTGTTCAGCCTGTTCTTCAATTGCATCGGCCACGCCAATTACGATTTTTTCCCCAAGGTGTCCTACGCGCACTGGTTCGCCGCCAGCCGGCGCCACCATCTGCACCACGCCTGCTACAACGGCAATTACGGCTTCCAGTTCACCTTCATGGACCGCTTGTTCCGCACGCGCCTGCAAGCCGAGGCCGCGGCCCCCCAGCTGGATGCCTTCCGGCGCAGAGACTCTGTTGGCGGCAAGGCTTAACGCGCGGCGCCGCCTGCCGTCGCTGCGCAACCGGCGCGACTGGCAAAGCCTGGCCTATCTGGCCGCGCTGCCCGCGTTGGCGGCGTGGCAATGGGTGTACGGATTCTGGTGGCCGCTTTACGCGCTGATGCTTTTTTTGACCTTGGGCATCGGCGTCATCCATCACAACCACACGCACATCCGCATGTGGCGCGGACGCTGGACCAATCGCGCCACCGATTTCTGGATCACGTTGTTGCAGGGGCACCCGACGTTTGTGTTCTATCCGGCGCATGTGGCGAACCATCATCGCTACAAGCATGGCGCGCGCGACGCCGCGCGCACGTATCGCTTTGGCGGCGACACGAATCACCTGTGGGGCTATGTGCTGCACCCGTTCCAGGCGGGCTGGGTGCTGTACCCGATGTTCTTCGCGTGGCTGGGCCGACTGCGCCGCTACTGGCCGGGCGCGTGGCGCTACAGCATGGCGCAATACGGTGCGTGGCTGGGATTGTGGGGCGGACTGCTGGCCGTGAATCCGGTCAAGGCGCTGGTGCTGGTGATCGTGCCGCAACTGCATGGCCTGCACTGGCTGCTGGCCACCAACTACTTGCAGCACGCGCATGCCGACGGCGGGCCGCGCCCGGTGGCGGGTCTGAATTACGCGCGCAATTTCGAAGGGTTGGTCAACCCGTTGCTGTTCAATATCGGCCTGCATACCGCGCACCACGAGCATCCGCGCGCGCATTGGTCGGAACTGACCCGGCTGCATCGCGAGCACTATCGCGCGCGCGTCGACCCGGCACTTAACGAACGTGGGCTGCTGCCCTATATGTGCCGCGTCTTCGTGCTGGCGGCGTTCGTGCCGCGTTTGCGCAGCCGTTCCCGCATGGCGCCCGAGCATGTCCGCTAGCGTCCCATCCATTCTCCATCGAGGCCTGTCACATGCCCATCGCGTTTAATCGTGTCTACCTGGAAAGCGCCGGCTATTTCATGCCGGGCGAAGCCGTGTCCAACGACGCCATGGACAGCTACATTGCGCCGCTGAACCGGATGTCCAGCCGCATCAAAAGCCGCATCCTTGCCGAGAACGGCATCAAGCAGCGCTACTACGCCATCGACCCGGAAGGCCAGACGGTCTACACGAACGCGCAACTGGCGGCCAACGCCATCCGCGACTGCCTGCGTCGCAACGACAGCGACCTTTCCGCCGTGTCCTTGTTGACCAGCGGGTCGTCGGGCGGCGACGCGCTGATGCCGGGCTTTGCCAACATGATCCAGGGCGAGCTTGCCGCGCAGCCGATGGAAACGCTGTCGGTGCATGGCATTTGCGCGGCGGGTGTGTCGGCGATCCAGGTGGCCGCGCAGGGCGTGGAGATGGGCGGACACGCCAGCGCTTTGGCCGTGGCCAGCGAATTGCCGTCGCGCCTGTTCAAGCGATCGCGCTTCGCGGCGCGTGGCTATGACGCGGACTTTGACGCGCACTTCCTGCGCTGGATGCTGTCGGATGGCGCGGGCGCCTTGCTGCTGGGCAACTCGGGCCGCGCGCTGGCGGGGGCATCCAGCGGCGTCCGGCTGAAACTGAAATGGGTGCATCAGCGCTCGTTCTCGGGCGACTACCCCGTGTGCATGCAACTGGGCTTGTCCGCTGACCGCCAAAAAGGCCATCTGGATTACCCGTCCTGGAACGAGGCCGAGGCCGACGGTGCGCTGTCACTGCGGCAGGACATCCGCCTGCTGCCGCATCTGTTCGACATCGGTATCCACGAGTACGCCAAGCTGGTGCGCGACGGCTGGCTGGATCCGGACCAGGTCGACCATTTCCTGTGCCATTACTCGTCTGAAAAATTCATCCCCGTGGTCGAAGACCTGATGGAAAAGGCGGGCCTGGTGATTCCGCGCGAGCGCTGGTTCAGCAACCTGGCGTGGCGCGGCAACACGGGCGCGGCGTCGATCCTGATCATGCTGGCCGAGTTTCTGGAAACGCGCGAGATCAAGCCCGGCGAACAGATCTTCTGCTACATCCCCGAGTCCGGGCGCTTCATGGCGGCCTATATGCTGCTGGAAGCCGAGGCCGTGCATGCGCCGGCCGTGACCGGAACCACGATGTCCGCCGCCAAGCCCGCTTCCCGCGACGACACGCAAAGCGATGACGCCGACGCCATCGCACCGCCGCACGATCCCGACATGGCGCCGCAAGGCCTGGGCCAATTGCTGACCGAGCTGGCCGCCATCTGGCATGACTACCGTTCGCGGGTATGGCGCACGCCAGTGGTGCGCCGGCTGCGCAACCGCCAGTTCCAGACGGCCGACTACCTGAACTGGATGGAAAACTGGATTCCGCAGGTGCGCGAAGGCAGCAAGTGGATGCGCGAAGGCGCGGCGTCGCTGACGGAGCAATACGCGCCGCTGGCCGCGCTGATCGACATGCATGCCGGCGAAGAGCAGAACGACTTCCAGATTCTGTTCCAGGACTACCGCACGGCAGGCGGCGCGGTCGACAACATCGATGCGCTGCGCCGCAACCCCGGTGGCGAGGCACTGAACGCCTATCTGCACGGCCTGGCCGCCACGCGCGACCCGATTGGGCTGCTGGGCGCCATCTACATCATCGAGGGCACGGGCCAGCGCATCGTGTCGGCGCTGCTGCCGCTGTTGAAGGCCAGCCTGAAGCTGCCGCCCGATGCGTTCCGCTTTCTGGAATACCACGGCCATAACGACGAACATCATCTGGCGCGTTGGTTGTCGGCGGTGGAACTGGCGCTGGATTGCGACGAAGACGGCCGCGCCGAACAGCGCATCGTGGATACCGCGCGCCGCACGGCCGCGCTGTACCTGATGCAGTTCCACCAC containing:
- a CDS encoding DUF1090 domain-containing protein, translating into MPSFVKSLATAAAASAMFGALFGAMPAQAATDCSAQRGCAAKFCEIENDIAAAQAQNNTRREAGLKKALAEARANCTDGRLQSQREADVREKQTKVSEREQELKEARAKGKQDKIDKAQRKLEEAQSEYNAALVELNR
- the ubiA gene encoding 4-hydroxybenzoate octaprenyltransferase is translated as MSASQQSPVDLSDIVFTDWVERWLPKSWRPYARLCRLDRPIGTWLTLLPAIAALVQSAGGLPDLQRLIVFSLGALLMRGIGCTVNDMCDRNFDKHVERTRFRPLTSGQLSMKNAVWFLVGQLLVCGSLLFFLNEMSRWLALAVLPFVFIYPLCKRVTYWPQVVLGICFNWGMLMAWSDTQNVVPLAAIAMWLGAVLWQVGYDSIYAYVDVRDDRSLGLHSTAMRFGDQGKLWIGGFYVATVVLWAWGGHAMGLSWAYQVGMAAVAVHLAWQLKVFDIQRPDRNFMLFRANLWLGALLVAAALAGTLIR
- a CDS encoding PLP-dependent aminotransferase family protein produces the protein MDKPLEPAFSFSERAQQLTSSAIREILKVTERPEVISFAGGLPAPGGFPVEVVRAAFDKVLATNGRAALQYGPTEGYAPLRQWVADDLNRAGANVAADQILIVSGSQQALDLLGKVLIDKDSKVLVEDPSYLGALQSFSLYQPKFVPVPTDDGGLIPEAITPELADGARFLYALPNFQNPTGRTLNLERRIALVKRAAELNLTIVEDDPYGELRYAGEPQPGLIALAAEYGANVVRLGTFSKVLAPGLRLGYIAGARSLINKLVQAKQATDLHTPTLTQMAVYEIVKDGFLEEHLPNVREIYRAQGSCMLDAIKQEFPSTVTWTKPEGGMFIWLTLPEHMDSTKLLEKAIAQNVAFVPGAPFYSGAGKPNTLRLSFATVPEDKIRTGIAILGKLLKEYTA
- a CDS encoding GAF domain-containing protein, translated to MFEAAPIVAESKSALYAELVAQARALLEGEPDRIANAANLSALAYQALPDLNWAGFYFFDGTELVLGPFQGKPACVRIPLNRGVCGAAASQRQTQLVPDVHAFPGHIACDAASRSEIVVPLVHQGELIGVWDVDSPVPDRFDEDDRQGMQALCAVFLASLG
- the dapA gene encoding 4-hydroxy-tetrahydrodipicolinate synthase, giving the protein MSIQQSVFQGVWVPLVTPFSGGAVDGGALRRLVRHYAAAGVDGLVVCGSTGEAASLDDAEQLAVLDAVLTEAGRLPVIMGLAGNHQGHVLHRLSAFGTRPLAGILAPAPYYVRAGQEGAAAYFRRLADASRFPLVLYDIPYRTGTTLETSTLLSLAAHPNIAAIKDCGGSLDKTLALIADGQMNLLAGEDLQTLSVLCLGGAGMIAAAAHIRPDLFVAMYQAVRAQQLDVARRLFQALAPVIRLAFEEPNPGPLKAQLGRQGLLTEELRQPMPAASAALALRLDAAVAGLNRQFPCQ
- a CDS encoding sterol desaturase family protein, which codes for MAQAFEALSAWQVMLAGLLFFGGIYLVFGAATWLLTQHVLPALGIGRPLDPRPLGPGQLRREFAQSGLSILLFGTGMIFPWGLLQLGWAHLDPNPSWQKVVVEILLLVAWNDVHFWINHRLLHTKLLRRFHLPHHRSVVTTPFSTYSFHPIEALMLGNVIMLPMVLHDFSFWALASVPLFSLFFNCIGHANYDFFPKVSYAHWFAASRRHHLHHACYNGNYGFQFTFMDRLFRTRLQAEAAAPQLDAFRRRDSVGGKA
- a CDS encoding fatty acid desaturase is translated as MPSGAETLLAARLNARRRLPSLRNRRDWQSLAYLAALPALAAWQWVYGFWWPLYALMLFLTLGIGVIHHNHTHIRMWRGRWTNRATDFWITLLQGHPTFVFYPAHVANHHRYKHGARDAARTYRFGGDTNHLWGYVLHPFQAGWVLYPMFFAWLGRLRRYWPGAWRYSMAQYGAWLGLWGGLLAVNPVKALVLVIVPQLHGLHWLLATNYLQHAHADGGPRPVAGLNYARNFEGLVNPLLFNIGLHTAHHEHPRAHWSELTRLHREHYRARVDPALNERGLLPYMCRVFVLAAFVPRLRSRSRMAPEHVR
- a CDS encoding StlD/DarB family beta-ketosynthase, producing the protein MPIAFNRVYLESAGYFMPGEAVSNDAMDSYIAPLNRMSSRIKSRILAENGIKQRYYAIDPEGQTVYTNAQLAANAIRDCLRRNDSDLSAVSLLTSGSSGGDALMPGFANMIQGELAAQPMETLSVHGICAAGVSAIQVAAQGVEMGGHASALAVASELPSRLFKRSRFAARGYDADFDAHFLRWMLSDGAGALLLGNSGRALAGASSGVRLKLKWVHQRSFSGDYPVCMQLGLSADRQKGHLDYPSWNEAEADGALSLRQDIRLLPHLFDIGIHEYAKLVRDGWLDPDQVDHFLCHYSSEKFIPVVEDLMEKAGLVIPRERWFSNLAWRGNTGAASILIMLAEFLETREIKPGEQIFCYIPESGRFMAAYMLLEAEAVHAPAVTGTTMSAAKPASRDDTQSDDADAIAPPHDPDMAPQGLGQLLTELAAIWHDYRSRVWRTPVVRRLRNRQFQTADYLNWMENWIPQVREGSKWMREGAASLTEQYAPLAALIDMHAGEEQNDFQILFQDYRTAGGAVDNIDALRRNPGGEALNAYLHGLAATRDPIGLLGAIYIIEGTGQRIVSALLPLLKASLKLPPDAFRFLEYHGHNDEHHLARWLSAVELALDCDEDGRAEQRIVDTARRTAALYLMQFHHVMEGEAA